Proteins found in one Chloroflexota bacterium genomic segment:
- a CDS encoding WXG100 family type VII secretion target — protein MNYVVQAKSDDLTEISQSLKKQEEAIGELKRTLTRMNDRLKQGWIGLGSEAYFAEAERLVLPAVQRLADALGEASRMVTAVANKLGTADQQASSSFKDSQGGAGQAAATAAQAATRPAGGAQAAGGGGIGGGAAAALAGQHLASRLDSAGFGSADSLPSLGTTFGSGMGTGFDFGSGLASSLGGFGFTGSDLMPASDWMSSSGLGDGGGYGGGGVGGGGGGGGVSSALGALRGQAGAGFGLSGVATGDTPDVTYSGLGGFGAAGGPRPMNFGMPMAIAAASPFAALLGKVIKDRSQAE, from the coding sequence ATGAACTACGTAGTCCAGGCCAAGTCCGATGACCTGACGGAGATTTCGCAGTCGCTCAAGAAACAGGAAGAGGCGATCGGCGAGCTGAAGCGAACGCTCACGCGGATGAACGACCGTCTCAAGCAGGGGTGGATCGGCTTGGGTTCTGAGGCTTACTTCGCCGAGGCCGAGCGCCTCGTCCTTCCGGCGGTTCAGCGGCTGGCGGATGCTCTCGGTGAGGCCAGCCGCATGGTGACGGCGGTCGCCAACAAGCTGGGCACGGCCGATCAGCAGGCATCGTCGTCGTTCAAGGACTCGCAAGGCGGGGCGGGCCAAGCTGCCGCGACCGCCGCGCAGGCGGCGACGCGTCCGGCCGGCGGCGCGCAGGCGGCCGGCGGGGGCGGCATCGGTGGCGGCGCGGCAGCCGCGCTGGCCGGCCAGCACCTCGCCAGCCGACTCGACAGCGCCGGGTTCGGCAGTGCCGATTCTCTCCCCTCGTTGGGCACGACCTTCGGGTCCGGGATGGGAACGGGGTTCGACTTCGGGTCCGGCCTCGCCTCCAGTTTGGGAGGGTTCGGATTTACCGGCAGTGATCTGATGCCGGCGAGCGACTGGATGAGCAGCAGCGGCCTCGGCGACGGCGGAGGCTACGGCGGCGGAGGAGTCGGCGGTGGTGGGGGCGGAGGCGGCGTCAGCTCCGCGCTCGGCGCGTTGCGCGGACAGGCAGGCGCGGGGTTCGGCCTCAGCGGCGTCGCGACCGGGGACACGCCCGATGTGACGTACAGCGGCCTCGGCGGGTTCGGCGCCGCGGGAGGCCCTCGGCCGATGAATTTCGGCATGCCCATGGCGATCGCGGCGGCAAGTCCGTTCGCTGCGCTGCTGGGAAAGGTGATCAAGGATCGATCGCAGGCAGAGTAG